The following is a genomic window from Methanophagales archaeon.
AGTATACCGTTGCTGAGAACTGGATTATGAAGTTGCCACCTGTAAATAGAGCGGTTATATGCGGCTACAAACCTTCTCTGCCGCCTGTTACGCCTCTTCCGGCAGGTGTTGACTTTCACATCATAGAGTAATAGTAAATGAATGGAGATTGTAGTATTGAGGTTAGGGCACCGTCCTCAGCGAGATAAACGAGTTACTACACATATCGGGCTGGTTGCACGTGCATTGGGAGCAAGTGGTATGCTTCTCACAACGGAGGATAAAACGGTGGAGAGGAGCATAAGCGATGTTACGAAGCGCTGGGGTGGTGATTTCTTTGTACAGACCGGTGTGAAATGGCGCGAAGCGGTGACGAGATGGAAACGAGAAGGGGGAAAGGTATGTCATCTCACAATGTACGGTGAGAACATCCTTGACGTGATTGACGAGATAAGAGGGTGTGCAACGAACAATCGCATATTGGTCATTGTCGGTGCGGAGAAGGTACCACCTGATGTCTATGAAGTCGCAGACTGGAATATTGCAGTGGGTAATCAGCCGCATTCCGAGATTGCTGCGCTCGCTTTATTCCTCGATTATTTATACCAGGGTAAAGAATTAAGAGCCAAATTCAGGCATGCAGAGCTGGAGATAGTGCCGAAAAGAGCTGGTAAGGAAGTGAAAAGGGTCCAGATAGAGCATTATCCGAGCAGTTCATATATGAAAGATTAATGGAATTATGGGAATAAGTGGTGCCCCTTCTTCGGGGGCTTCTGATATCCACAAACGTTGGGCGATATTGTAGAAA
Proteins encoded in this region:
- a CDS encoding tRNA (cytidine(56)-2'-O)-methyltransferase; the protein is MEIVVLRLGHRPQRDKRVTTHIGLVARALGASGMLLTTEDKTVERSISDVTKRWGGDFFVQTGVKWREAVTRWKREGGKVCHLTMYGENILDVIDEIRGCATNNRILVIVGAEKVPPDVYEVADWNIAVGNQPHSEIAALALFLDYLYQGKELRAKFRHAELEIVPKRAGKEVKRVQIEHYPSSSYMKD